The window AATACAAGGTAAGTTCATCAAGACTAAAACTCTGTGCTAAACTGGCCTATGTGCaactatgcaacattttaataataacgaTTATTGTCAAAAACCTACCTTCTCAAGCTTGGATTCAAGGAAGTGCTCCTCACTGTATCGAAACTCAAAAGAACATACAGCAAATCTTACCCACTGGTTTAAGTTTCGTTTCACTTCTATTGCACAACACATGGAATTGAATGTGTTATGCAAGTCATGGCATGTCCACTGGTCCATTGTACATGGTTTTGTTTAGACAGTAGTAATAACAAGAACAAATAGCaattaaaacatgtattcaagtttgtttgttttttttgtttttttttacttatccCCAAAAGGTTACATACAGCAACAtttaatttacaacaaaatatctCCTTCAAAGTTCAAATAAAAGAGTAGGACTGGTGGTGTAATATTGTGCAATATCAGCCATGTGTTGTATGTATAAAATGAAAGATTACAGATAAAATCACAGTCTAATGTATTATTTGGTTTACATTCATCATTTGAAAAGCTGTACAGTACtgtagtacagtactttattcaAATAAATTTGAACAATTTCCCCAAACTGGATCTTTGCCCTTTTTGTACTCCCAACAGTGACAGCAATGTAAACAGGACAGAACCACAGAGCAGTGGCCCTAACAGTGAAGACTTTCTAGTCTGTCAGTGCGCTAAATAAACTCCACACCTTCGTATTTCACATCTCCAATCTTGGTCTCTGGCAGAAGGATGCGTCCATCAAGAGTAAAGGCCATAATGTATGTTGCTATTTTACCGGCGTCTTCCTCAGATTTCAGAGCCAGGATGATCTGGTCGTCTGTGTTGGGAACAAACTTGAAGGAGGAAAAGCCATGAGTGGGGTTGAGCTCCCCCACGTGGCTCACACGGATGTCTTTAAAGTCCGCTGAACAGCTGAGCACCATGTTAGTGCCTCGCTGCTCATCTGCAGTTTCCTCGTAGCGCTGTTTGCTGGCACGACGTGGAAGGAAGAACCAGCGCTGCAGGGTGTCACTCCAGGCTGCTGATTCATGTATAAAATAACCTGTGGGAAATGGAAACTGTAATACACACTGCAGTCTAAACTCTGTAATAGTCTCATTTATCTACATGTTTTACACATCAAGCCAACCTCAGTTTACAAGGCCTTTCTAAAGTTGAGTTATTTCAGTACTAAAAAGGGTGTGGATTGGCATAACAGGTCTGTGCACATTGCTAATCTCAAATAATGTTCATCTTACCTGGAGGTTCTATGCCTGCAGCCACCTTGAGAGCCCTGTATTGAGGTACCCAGTTCTCGTGTTGGATATCTCCCCTGAAGCCCACCACTTTGACCCACTCTGGGTTATTGTTGACAAATTCACCTTCTGTAGTTGTCCACTCCTTTCCCAAACCACCAACATAGAGATGCTCATCTTTTACTGCAAGCCACTCAGCCTTAAACCCTATCAAAACACAATTGATGGGTTATTGTCCCAAATGTTTAGAGTACACCtagtatatttaaaatgtataccaTGCTGTAGTAATTGTATTATGCAACAAACCTTTGGCAACACTGCCATCCCCATCAGGTAAAATGACCCAGGGCACAGCCTTGTTTCCTTCTATTTGATACACTACTCCTGTGCGGTCATCAACAGTGTACAATTTTCCATTGAATGCTACTAGCTCTGACAGCTCCATTCCTCGTCCTTTCTCTGAGAGGTGGCTCTCCAGCACGATGCGCTCTGCATCCCACTCCACGCTCACTTTGTCTCCACTCTCAGAGACCAGCAGGTGTCCCCGCCGCATGTAACTGAACCACGTCAGCTTCTTGTCACTCAGTGAGCTTGTATCCAAGTCAGCAATGACCCCAATACGGTAGCGGGTGCCCTTGGATGTGCGCTCCGGTGGAGTGAGAGGATAGGTGTCATTGTAAAGGGTCTCCTGATTGGACCGCCTAGGACTGGACTTCCAACTGGTGGAGGCTCTGGAGTGAAAGCCTGAGTTCAGGTGCATGAGAAGCAGCAGAACCAGAGCAAGTGAGAACAGCACAGCAACTATGGGCCTCCACTTTAGGCGGAAACGAGAGTCTGTGGTTTTGGCCATGGAAGCCAACATAGGGAGGCCTCCTACAGAGATGCGCAGAGGGTTCATGGGATCATTTTGCTCCAATCGTGGGTGGCCTGGGACAACAGGCATGGAAGACGAGGGCCTACGCTGACCTACAAGAAAGACACACTTTATCATAGATGAGTCATTATTAGGTTGGTCACATTTGTTATATATgcctgaagaaaatataaacaatatacaACAATATTGAAACATTAACTTACTTTATGGTTACTACTACACACTAACCATAAAGGGACTATTAACCTATTATACCCTTTTCTAAATGTACTGCATATTTAAGacacatgagctgcaataaataaatagcaaacaCTTATTTAGTATCTACAATAAGTCACAGAATTGACTAATTTGACCATCTACTGCTCAGATATCATCTTACTactaaaatatgtcaaaataattctcagtagagcaaagaaaaagtacacatgataaatcaTTAAgctcccaaaaatattgttcaaagATCTATAATTTATTAAATGATAAGTCAATATTAGTTATGTACTTCTTTAAATCAAAGTAATAACTGAATGAAAAGCTGTTAAGTGTGGATCCAATTTTCTCTTAAAAACCCTAGAATGCACGAGCTTGACATTACTGACCAgccacacaaataaaattactcACATACTCTCCATTAGTAGTAGGTTTCTTCAACCCAATCCTCTCTGGTTATCCTGACATTTTACTCACATAAGtgaaatagaaataatacaatatgaGAGAAAGAATGCATCTTGTTTGAATGAAACTGCAATAACAAAAGCAGGTTGGCTTAGTAAAGTCACAACTCCCTCCCTTTTGTGTGCGCAGCGAAAGGGAGGGGCCCATTCTGGTGTGATAAGAGGGCAAACTCCAGACAAGTATATCAGGAAATTCTTATTTTTCAGACTTTAATTTATGGATTATCATGACATGTTAGGAGATAGACTTTACTcattagagagagactggagataGAAAGATACACAGTTGTAAAAGATTAAAGCTAATACGTCTAGGAAGAAAAGAAATCCATACACTTCAGTATGGATTCTTTTTCTGGTCTATTCCTTAAAGCTCTCACAGGAGATTCAGGTAAAGGGGAGGAGAAGCTGAAGGGCTCTTTCATAAAAAGGCGTTGAGCCAAACAGAAGACCATTTAACTACGGCCTTGCATCACTGAGCTCTCACTGAGCTCTACTTAAATATATGTATGGAAAAACATACTGTGATGCCCTTACCCCTTCGTCTCCTTCCCGACCTTGACGTCTGTGTCATTAATCTCAACTTTCTTTCACAACAACTTCAGAGAAAATATCTAAACTTTTTTGTCTGAACTCGCGTGTTAAACTGAAAATTTACAAGTGACTAGGACCAGAGGCTCAATAGTTGTGAACTTTAGTTGGAGTAAAGATTATAGCAAAGTCCAAAAGGTGAAACAGGGTGGTTTATTCATTGGTCAAGAAACAGTCCAATCAAAGAACAATCTTTACCGTGTTTAAGGAAACACTTTTAATAGTATCAAGGTTAATGGGCGTGTATGTTCTAGATGTGAGTCTAATGAATAAGGATAATGTCATCTGTAGAGAAACAGCTCTGAGCGGCAGGGCAAAATAGTGAGTCGTCTCTAATCTTGTACATTACCAGCCTTTATGCTCAGTGTAGGCTACAAATCAGAGCACAAGAAAAAGGGTTCAAGTCAGCTGCTCAGTTGCCCCAATGAAGCATCAAGAATAGTTTTAATAGCGCTTTAAGGCACTATTTCACTCAAGTAAACACTCACAGCATTTGCCACTGATAAATTTGACCGTTTTTACCCAGAGAAATGCAGGATGCGGATATCCCCATGTAAACCCGTACTAAGTGCCCTGCACACCTTTGACGATACTATTTATGACTAAAGCAAGGACGTATGAAACTATTATCTACTGTGTGCGACTTATGTCCCTCATAATGGTCTCTGCCCTGTTGCAAGAGCCAACAAGAGGAATACCATCAGAGTCCAGCCACTTCACAGCCCCGAAACATTCCCCACGCAGCCATTTTTCGCTTTACATGCCACTCACCATATATGCTCGATGTCCCGTTTTCAGCTCAGACATAGGTACAGTTTAAATACCATCCTGACATTTTTCTGCATGCTTGCTTAGTTCCCCACTGTTCCAGTGACGCTCATTACTTCCTGTATGTGCAGGTGACGGCGTGACGTGGCCAGTGTACGCGCACTGCAAAGAGCTGCTTTGACTGTCCCTCGGAAATCTGAGTATTCCCCATTGAGCTCTCACTCTAGTCAGGTGACTTCACAAGCCCAAAGGAAAGTACCGTCATCGTGATAGAAGCGTCAAtggcgctttttttttttgacgaaTTCTACTTTTAAGGCAACATTAATCAAAAAATTCTAAAGTAATACACGTTTACtgcattttagcagttataaaaTAGAAAGCGcatattttcacagttttaatagTAATTCTAATACAACCCAACTACCGTTGGAAGTGTTCTGAACTTCCCTAGTCCTTCCCAGCCTAAATAAATATTTGCCCAAGTTTTGTTCTTAAGAATTGCATCCGTatttagatatattttatttggcaTGTTACACACAGCACTGTAAAGGGTAAAAATATTTGAACTGAGTTGTGAAGCATGTGACTGTAATAAAGCATTTATGATTTCAGAAAAGACAGAATTAACAAATGTGAATGTCATTGTTATGCCCCATGACCAAAACTTAATATACAGCAAGAAATACCATTTAAACTTAGAAATAAAAACTTCCTTATACTTAGAAATAAAAAGGATGTTAGCCAAGAGTCAGGGTCAGATATAAAATACAATCACCTTAAAGAATACAAAATTTTAAAGTATAGTTCTAATCATATATAATGCAATAATCACAGCCCTGTAAGGCTGAATGTCTTCAGTGCACAAAAGCCAATGTTCAGTGgtttgaaaaacacacagttaCTTTTAAAAAAGCCACCCAATACAAAACATTTGGTATTGCAGACACATCATAGATACATTACACACTGTGCTGATTGATAATGAAAGATTCATATTCCAAGATCAGTGATAGAACTATTAAAACACTAAACCAAACCTTGTTGGTTACTTCCTTGAAGACAATGTACTGCTAATGTTAAGTGGGAATACCTGTTCTGGTACAAGTCTGAGTAAATATGGTACAAGTAGCCAAATCACACTCttaacatgaaacaaaatgctCAGACATCCCCTAAAACCGAAAAAACAAGAGGCAAAGAGAGCATGAACAGTCCCAAACAATTGTATTGGTATATTTGAGTCTAGAAAGTGGGAGGCTGGTACTCTCCTGCTCCTGGCCCTTGACTGGAGAAAGGGGACTGCTG of the Periophthalmus magnuspinnatus isolate fPerMag1 chromosome 8, fPerMag1.2.pri, whole genome shotgun sequence genome contains:
- the cant1a gene encoding soluble calcium-activated nucleotidase 1 isoform X3: MPVVPGHPRLEQNDPMNPLRISVGGLPMLASMAKTTDSRFRLKWRPIVAVLFSLALVLLLLMHLNSGFHSRASTSWKSSPRRSNQETLYNDTYPLTPPERTSKGTRYRIGVIADLDTSSLSDKKLTWFSYMRRGHLLVSESGDKVSVEWDAERIVLESHLSEKGRGMELSELVAFNGKLYTVDDRTGVVYQIEGNKAVPWVILPDGDGSVAKGFKAEWLAVKDEHLYVGGLGKEWTTTEGEFVNNNPEWVKVVGFRGDIQHENWVPQYRALKVAAGIEPPGYFIHESAAWSDTLQRWFFLPRRASKQRYEETADEQRGTNMVLSCSADFKDIRVSHVGELNPTHGFSSFKFVPNTDDQIILALKSEEDAGKIATYIMAFTLDGRILLPETKIGDVKYEGVEFI
- the cant1a gene encoding soluble calcium-activated nucleotidase 1 isoform X2, producing MESQRRPSSSMPVVPGHPRLEQNDPMNPLRISVGGLPMLASMAKTTDSRFRLKWRPIVAVLFSLALVLLLLMHLNSGFHSRASTSWKSSPRRSNQETLYNDTYPLTPPERTSKGTRYRIGVIADLDTSSLSDKKLTWFSYMRRGHLLVSESGDKVSVEWDAERIVLESHLSEKGRGMELSELVAFNGKLYTVDDRTGVVYQIEGNKAVPWVILPDGDGSVAKGFKAEWLAVKDEHLYVGGLGKEWTTTEGEFVNNNPEWVKVVGFRGDIQHENWVPQYRALKVAAGIEPPGYFIHESAAWSDTLQRWFFLPRRASKQRYEETADEQRGTNMVLSCSADFKDIRVSHVGELNPTHGFSSFKFVPNTDDQIILALKSEEDAGKIATYIMAFTLDGRILLPETKIGDVKYEGVEFI
- the cant1a gene encoding soluble calcium-activated nucleotidase 1 isoform X1, which produces MTQTSRSGRRRRGQRRPSSSMPVVPGHPRLEQNDPMNPLRISVGGLPMLASMAKTTDSRFRLKWRPIVAVLFSLALVLLLLMHLNSGFHSRASTSWKSSPRRSNQETLYNDTYPLTPPERTSKGTRYRIGVIADLDTSSLSDKKLTWFSYMRRGHLLVSESGDKVSVEWDAERIVLESHLSEKGRGMELSELVAFNGKLYTVDDRTGVVYQIEGNKAVPWVILPDGDGSVAKGFKAEWLAVKDEHLYVGGLGKEWTTTEGEFVNNNPEWVKVVGFRGDIQHENWVPQYRALKVAAGIEPPGYFIHESAAWSDTLQRWFFLPRRASKQRYEETADEQRGTNMVLSCSADFKDIRVSHVGELNPTHGFSSFKFVPNTDDQIILALKSEEDAGKIATYIMAFTLDGRILLPETKIGDVKYEGVEFI